The DNA sequence CTGTCTGGTAATCCTTTGCTCATGGTAAAGACAGTACTTCATGGTTGTTTGTTCCTCACAGGCACATAATGCTCTTTTGGCAGAAGAGGCAACTGCATTATCCCTATGGGCTGTAGCATGCATATGTGGAACCTTGAGACTTGAACATGTATGTTTAATCCTTTGGTCTGCTTTTATGGACTTAAAAATGTTCTCACCATGTGCTGTTAATTTCATGCTTGATCTTCCAAGTACATGGATTCTTGTTTACCCTTCTATAGAAGGTTTGGTTAAAACTATTTTGGGTGGATTTGTTATGGTCTTACCATTTATTTTTTATGGTAGGAGTGGACTTATGCTTCAGTTGCAGCTCAAGTACATAGTTTATGCATTTTTAAAGTTGAAATGTTCGACTTGGATACATCTTGTTTATATGCGAATTATTGTTTGTTGAGATATTGCTTTATTGAAAGATTTTCCACATTTACGGTGAAGGTCTGAAATTAATCATTAGTTTAGTGGCTTTTACTTTAATCAAAATTGAGGGGAAAATTCTGCATCTTATGCATTAGTTTAGCATGGAACTTTTTTCACTATGTTGAAATTCTGCCATCCAGGTGTACCAGTTTTTTGGTTGTACAAGAGTTTTGTAACTGATAGAATGTTTAATTGACTCTGTCCATTCTGTATTCTGCAGGTTTTAACGTTCTTTGCAGGAGTTCTGCTAGAGAAGCAGATAGTTGTTGTCTGTTCTAATTTGGTATGTCTTTTACAAGTTAGGAGCGAGTTAATGAGTTATTTGGGCCACTGGTTTGTTTTGTCCTTTGGAAACATAACTGTTCACTTGCTGATAGCTCCTTGATATATCGGGAACAGTAATAATATTTCGAGTAATTATGCACGTGACGCGAGTCAGTAATTTTTCTGCTTATTTTAGATGAAAGTTCAGTTTATTTTATGCATATCTAGCAAAGTAATGGTTATCATCTTTGTTTAATGAAATGGACAACTATTTTTCTCACCAGTGTTATGTTTGGGAAGATGGTTCAGTGAAGTTTACCGCAAAAATTGCTGATATTTTATCCTAGTCTACATTAGAAATAAATTTGCTGCCTTGATTTGTTTCTATATgaatttacaatgtctttcttgcCAGGGAGTTCTATCTGCTTCAGTATTGTCAGTTATTCCGCTAATCCGGCCTTACCAATGGCAAAGCCTACTAATGCCGGTTTGATTCCTTTACTTGTAACACTAAATCGAAttagttttatgaatttttatttattcttttttcttttttcaccaTATGTGATTGACTAAGAACATGACTTTCTAGGTTTTACCAAATGACATGCTTGAGTTTTTGGATGCACCTGTCCCTTACGTGGTGAGTAATGTTTCCTACTGCTTTATTTCTTAAGGAATAATATCTAATTGAAGTCAGGCAGTGAGGTTACTTTTGCCTTTTTGTTTGTTCAATTGCAACCTTAGTACTTTGCTGCATTATATATTGACGATGAATATATATCTCTTTATATCTGGTAAATTTTTCATGTATTGAAAGATAAAGTTGGACTTGCAACCACAGTTTGTAGTTTTGGATTTGGTTTCATGttaaacgtttttttttttatctcaaccCTTCTTATAATACCCTGTCTGATTTCTGACTATctacaaaatgatttttcaagGTTGGTATCAAGAATAAGACCAGTGAAATTCAGTCAAAGTTAACCAATGTGATTCTTGTTGATGCCAATAGAAATCAGGTATGTCATTCTTTTGCAGCTCTCTAGctgctaataaaaaaataactcgaTCAAGCATAGGATGAATTTCCTTTTCTGTGTTTTATAACTTAAAAATAAGGCTTTATCGAAGGAATTGCCGAATGCGGCTTAGCTCCTAGGATTATTTCTCTTTTCATTTAGTCATTTGATGATAGATGGACCAAACTACTATTATGTTGCAACAGGTGAAGTCACCAACAATCCCACAACTGCCTAGACAGAAAGAGCTAATCTCATCTTTACGTCCTTCTCATGCAACGCTTGTAGGAGAAAGTTACACGGGTAGGAGAAGGCCAGTGTATGAATGCACAGAAGTTCAGGTGTGCCTTTCTTAATGATGTCAATGTTTCCATTCTCCATTTTTCGGTTTAATATCTTTATTATTGCTACGTTGTCAGTCATGCATATACCAAGTGGTTTAAGAGCCATTTTGCAAGAAACATTTCTCTAGTTACCTAATAGTTTGTTATATTGTGCAGTCAGAAAATTTAGTATTTCTGGTTCATCACCACTTTTTCCATGTAAAACTGTTAACAACAGTTGCTCCATATGTTTGTTCTGTTATTCTCACTTGTTTTCCTTACAGGTGGAAGCTGCAAAGGAGTTCCTTTCTGTGTTAAGATCTTACTTGGATTCACTTTGCGATAACATCCGTTCTCACACAATTACCAATGTACAATCCAATGATGATAAGGTCTGTAATTCTGTGAATTCATCCTTTAATAAGTGAATAGACGTATTCTGGAAGCaaaaaatggaaacaataattgAATTACATATTATTTTTCAAAGTTCTTACTGAAAAGACATGAATTGAAGTATTCCATCCTTTATAATTGTTGGCCTTCTGTGCAAACATCATATTTTGGTAAAATATTATGAAGATCTGAGATGGTGGTTTGTACCTTCAGGTATCCTTGCTTTTGAAGGAGAGTTTCATAGAGTCTTTCCCGTACCGCGATCGGCCTTTTATGAAGGTTTACTTTTTTATCTTACTTCAGGCCTTATGCCATGTTACCAAATTGCATATCTAGTCTTGATTATGTTGTTTTAAAATGCATAACTCATCTTAATCTTGTACACAAACATTAGATTGTATTGTTTTCAGATTATTAATGCTGATCATTTTCCCCCATTTGTTACTTCGGTTGTTTACAGCTTTTCGTGGATACGCAGCTATTTTCCGTACATACAGATCTTATACTCTCTTTCTTCCAAAAAGAATAGGGACGCAATGCAAAGCTTCATGGGAATAATTGTGTTTATTCTAGCTTGAACGCAAGTTCAGTGTTGTACAATTTTCCTACATTGAGTTAAAATATAATTCAGATTCCTTACTCACAAGGCTTTATGCGGCACATGTAAATGAACAGTCAAATAATATGTTCAAGCTTAAAAGTTCTATAGGTTTTTATTCCATATGAATGTTATTTTCCTACAGTAGGATCGAAGATATGATTCGAATCTTATGTCAAATGTAAATATCTCAATCTCTCTTTACTGTTATTATGCTTGTATCATGAAGTTACCAACTGTTATCATGTTCTATTGTTGAAGAATTACATGGAAACTTTGACCGTATTCCTTTGAAAAAGTAATGGGTTTATTttggattaataatattttactatCTGAAAAGATGCTGATTAAGGAAAGTAGTATTGATGGTTCAGGAAGGCTTTTTATGCACATCACGTGAGGGTTGGATACAGAGGAAAATATTCTCAGAAATTTTTACTAGAAAAAACTTGCTTGAAGTGGCATAACATAATACAAGTATTATGCCAAATGTCAACTATTTTTGGCTTTTGTTTTTGGGCAGCATTTATTTGGAACATATAGCACTGTGGCAGCACTTAAATACAAGCATATGCCCCCGTGTTCAAGGGATTCTTATTTTGAAAATGACTTAGAGAAATGTGAATGTATAAACACAATGTCATAAGTATAAGTATATAGAACTATTCACTTGAGATAATATTGAAAAGTGTGGTCCAACTTGAAGGAAATAGCAGTTCTCAGGCTGATTAAAAATCAGAATGATAAAGCAAAGATAGCGGGATTTGGCCTCCTGGCTACTACATTAATGGAAAACATTTGGTGTGTCcatttcctttatttatttaacttcttAAATGTGTCCCTGTTTCTGTAGCTTTGATtaatttgtactttgaatttATATTGACTATGATAGAGTGCCAAATATAAAGGTGCATACAATGCTTATATTAGAGGCCACAGCTTCTGTGTTTTCATAAAGTGGAACAAATAATGGTAATGCTAGGGGGCACACATGTACCATGCACTTTATTTTTTCACCCTTTTTATATGAGGTTTGAACACAACATTAAAACGGAAAAATTCAAAACTCACCTAGCTTATCTTTATTACCCATATATGCTTAAAAAGTAATGATATAATTGtcttaaaattaaaacatatgaAGTAAATAAAATCATAAAGCATGGGGTGTTGTTTGGTTAAACACCAAGGGGGAAAAATTGTGTTATATCCTAAGTGAactcaacatgcttgttcataaGTTGTGTTGGTTTTAGTTGATCAACTTCACTCTTAGGATTGATTATTCTTAATTAACATTTTcatgtatattatcttctttaaaAGTTAGCTAAAATATTATTAACCATTTAGTATTAGATAGAGTCAAACATTCAACAAACTAATCAATTTTCGGCTTCTGTTGCTGAATAGTTGAAGAGCAGCTTATATACTATATATCTAATAAATGCTATTATGAAtcaaatttcttgtttttatcatcaaattcaaatttcaatattaatCAGTACTACAACTTTGGTGAACAATGAATGCTCTTGTGTACTATTGCCATAGCAGATTCGGTTGGGACTTGCCTTTCAGCAGAGAATGTTAGTAGTGATGAGGTCATCACATcaagttaataaaaataaaaataaaaatgttcagatatttttttaaatttatcatcCTGAAATTTATTAGTGTAATTAATCTTCCAACCCATTAAGATAGACTTGATCTCTTTTTTAGATTCACCCTTACTGCTCAAAAACATTCCAATGAGGTTTGTCATATAAAAAAAGCATTTTTTCTGAAACATAGGTGCAAAAATGAACTGATTTGTTTatatccttaaaaaaaaaaaaggaaaatatgcaTTATATAATCTCTCTAAATTGAACTAAACTAAATACAATTTAAAAAGAGTAATAAGATAAATTTGAATAAAACCTGTAAGATAAGGTATATAATTGAGTAGTAATAGAAGCCTAAGTAAGATATATAAGACATacaattttgttttctttggttGTTTGATGAAGCAAGGTGTTGTACAAAGGTAGAAAGGGTGCGTTTGTTCAGCTAGGTCTAGTGGTGGGGATACAAAACATTTATGAAAAATGCAACTTGTACTATACTCACCTGCCATACACTTAAAATACAGCAATACCTTTAAAGATCTCAAGATTTTAATACAATTCATCCAATTGTATTTACTTTTATGTCCCCCATTTGGTTGACTAGCTTTTTTATATCTTAAAAACCTAAGCAGACATTCTTATTCTTACTTGGAACATGTTTTTGCTTGCAATATATATTCAGATTGTAGTTTTTCTCCAATTGCTAAGTAGTATCCATCAAGTTTTGTTAGACTAGATTATGCAAATAGTTGGCAAGTTGTTTCCAAAATTGATCCTATTGAAAGGATAATTTACATCACATTGGTTGTGAAGTAGTGCAAATAAATTGTCCTCCTTTTTCTGACATAATGCatagaagaaaaaaagagtataTTAGTGTgtatttaggagcatgtgttggTGTTTCTATAAGAATGATGTTGAAACCCCCAGGGTAAACGGAAGGATCAAAGTTATAACACCAAGTCAGTGAAGTCACTGAAAAAAGGGTTATAAATGTCTGAACACTAATCACTGTAAGAGTGTAAGTAAGTACAAGATTTGCATTAGTACTAGTATTACCTAACTAGCCTTACTTTTaacagaacaccaaacttgttttctTCCAATAGAGCTAGCAAAAGGACAACACAAAATGGTAAATAAACCAGTTTTACTATCTAAGATGAGATAAATCCAATTAATATTTTTACCATCAAACAAAAATATATGAACAGAAGTGGACCAAATGAAGCTAACTGTTAGCAGCATATGCATACATCAGTTAGTGCAGTAACAAgttaaagagaaagaaagaaaaagaaaaaatgactgAGGTTTTGTGAATTATGATAGAGCCAAAGAAGCCCCTGGGCTGCACCACTGAGTGAGTGATGTTGGCACATTTATTTTCCAAATGAAAAAGGGTCAAATTGTAAGTGGGGAGGGGTGGGGGGTTCTGTTCTGGTTCTGGTTTCTGGTTCTGGTCAGGGGTCTGAGGTAAAggaacagaaaaagtaaatgagaGTTAGTAGCAGTAAAAGCTCATATAAAACCGTACAACCTTCTCAGACCAGGGATTGGTTTCAGACACCAACACTCTTTAATGTATTAATACAATAAtactaatactaataataactatTTCCTCTTTTGTCTTTAGaccctctttttctttctctctcttctagttTATGGATTTCCGTAAAGATGTCAGAGACAAGAGCTGCCAGAGAGCCAGCTTAGTTGCAGAAGCACCAGTAGCTGCAGCAGCACCAGCACCAGCATCAGAGAGGTGCAGTCATAATAGGAGCAGCAAGCACATAGTAAGAGAGAGAAAACAtaactctctctctttctaaCAACTTCAATGTTGCTTTGCACATATTACATTATAAATATTAAGATTGAATCAGCTCACTTAATTATAATATGTCAACATGTTACCCTCAAACTCTGATTCACTTAATTgtttatttgatatataatatgtgttTTAAGAAATAAGACATTTTGTGttaaagaaaaaagagaggaTTGTGAAGGCATGCAGGTGGCTAGGTCAGTAAAGAGAACCATTAGTTTTATGTATGTACAGAAGATTCTGTAGCCCAATGGTCCCTGAAATAAATATACctactctctctccctcccaaggttcctaataataataaatataataagtaATGAGAGAGCAATAGAATAAGGCAATAACCCCTCACACACTCTATTATAACTCTGATATTaaaatatctatctatctatctatctatctatctatctatctctgCTGCTATTTGAATCTGTATTCCACTACTTACTGCAGAGTGAGTGAGGCCTCAGGAGccttttctgtttcattcttcatTTGTTTTCTACCATCAAAATcatcatctcttcttcttcttcttcttcttcttctttacagcaaaaaaaaaaaactgatctGATGATGAATGGTGGAAGCAGCAGGAGCAGCAGGTTCCCATTCACACCATCACAGTGGCAAGAGCTTGAACACCAAGCACTCATCTACAAATACATGGCTTCCGGCATCTCCATCCCCCCTGATCTCCTCTTCTCCATCAAAAGAGGCTACCACCTTGACCACTCTAGGCTCTTCCCTCACCACCACCCTCCACAACACCGTGAGTActtgttatttttcttccttatctatgtatatgtatatgaacTTGTTCAAGTCATAACATACAAGTATGCTATGCATGCAGTTGGATGGAACTATCTGCAGATGGGTCTGGGAAGAAAGATAGACCCTGAACCAGGAAGATGCAGAAGAACCGATGGAAAAAAATGGAGATGCTCTAAGGAAGCATATCCAGATTCAAAGTACTGTGAGAGGCACATGCACAGAGGCAAGAACCGTTCAAGAAAGCCTGTGGAACAACAACAACCTTTGAAACAATCACCAGCAGCAGCACCAACGAACACCGATGATGCTGCTGCTTCTTCTCATCATGCTCCATCTTCTTCAACCACAACAACAATCTTATCAATCACCAACAACAataactctctctctcctctctcatcTGCATCACTGTCCTCTCATCATGACCTTTATcatcaacaccaacaccaacactccTTCCTCTACCACCACCAACCCTCTTCAAGGTCCTCCAACTCCATTGGCTTCTCTTTTCAGGACAACAACGCTGCTCCTTTGTTTCTTGACACCCAGACCAACACCGACTGCAGGT is a window from the Arachis hypogaea cultivar Tifrunner chromosome 1, arahy.Tifrunner.gnm2.J5K5, whole genome shotgun sequence genome containing:
- the LOC112696608 gene encoding growth-regulating factor 5 → MMNGGSSRSSRFPFTPSQWQELEHQALIYKYMASGISIPPDLLFSIKRGYHLDHSRLFPHHHPPQHLGWNYLQMGLGRKIDPEPGRCRRTDGKKWRCSKEAYPDSKYCERHMHRGKNRSRKPVEQQQPLKQSPAAAPTNTDDAAASSHHAPSSSTTTTILSITNNNNSLSPLSSASLSSHHDLYHQHQHQHSFLYHHQPSSRSSNSIGFSFQDNNAAPLFLDTQTNTDCRERYIYGLKEEVDEHAFFTEPSGTMRSFSASSMDDSWQLTPLTISSSTSSKQRSCSGLSNENNNEYSYLQLHHHSFNADHNNNNNSKQREAEQDHHQQGGGCYMALGKEEEPHHQKTTVHRFFDEWPHKSRGGSSWLDLDDKSSTTQLSISIPTSSHDFTTFTSRNTRDG